Proteins co-encoded in one Syngnathoides biaculeatus isolate LvHL_M chromosome 22, ASM1980259v1, whole genome shotgun sequence genomic window:
- the get4 gene encoding Golgi to ER traffic protein 4 homolog gives MSEQATLRCSSGRNRGGVQRVEGKLRASVEKGDYYEAHQMYRTLFFRYMSQAKHSEARELMYNGALLFFSYNQQNSAADLSMLVLEVLEKSDTKVEEDILESLAKLFSHMDPNSPERVAFVSRALKWSTGGSGKLGNPKLHQLLAVTLWKEQNYSESRYHFLHSSDGEGCAQMLVEYSSSRGFRSEVDMFVAQAVLQFLCLKNKNSASVVFSTYTEKHPSIERGPPFVQPLLNFIWFLLLAVDGGKLTVFTVLCEQYQPSLKRDPMYNEYLDRIGQLFFGIPPKQSPSYGGLLGNLLNSLMGAGEEDDGVEEVQEDSSPIELD, from the exons ATGTCGGAGCAGGCGACTCTGAGGTGCTCCAGTGGCCGAAACCGCGGAGGCGTACAGAGGGTCGAAGGCAAACTGCGAGCCAGCGTGGAAAAGGGGGATTACTATGAAGCACACCAGATGTATAGGACGTTATTTTTTAG GTACATGTCACAGGCAAAACACAGTGAAGCCAGGGAGCTGATGTACAACGGCGCCCTACTCTTCTTCAGCTATAACCAG CAAAACAGTGCCGCAGATCTGTCCATGCTGGTGCTCGAGGTGCTGGAGAAGTCAGACACCAAAGTGGAAGAGGATATATTAG AAAGCCTCGCCAAGCTGTTCAGTCACATGGATCCGAACTCTCCGGAAAGAGTAGCTTTTGTGTCTAGAGCCTTGAAATGGTCCACGGGAGGCTCTGGAAAGTTGGGGAACCCAAAGCTACACCAGCTGCTGGCTGTCACCTTGTGGAAAG AGCAAAACTACAGTGAATCTCGTTATCACTTCCTGCATTCGTCCGACGGGGAGGGCTGTGCACAGATGCTGGTGGAGTATTCGTCCTCTCGAGGTTTCCGCAGCGAGGTCGACATGTTTGTGGCACAGGCAGTCCTGCA GTTCCTCTGtctaaagaacaaaaacagcGCTTCTGTGGTGTTCAGCACGTACACAGAGAAACACCCGTCCATCGAGAGGGGTCCTCCATTTGTTCAACCCCTCCTTAACTTTATCTGGTTTCTGCTGCTGGCAGTGGATGG GGGTAAATTAACAGTTTTCACAGTGTTATGTGAGCAATATCAACCTTCCCTGAAGAGGGACCCCATGTACAATGAG TACCTCGACAGAATAGGACAGCTTTTCTTCGGTATTCCCCCCAAACAATCTCCTTCATACGGTGGCCTGCTAG GAAATTTGCTGAACAGTCTGATGGGAGCAGGCGAGGAGGACGACGGCGTCGAGGAGGTCCAGGAGGATAGCAGCCCCATTGAGCTAGATTGA